GACGTCCCCGACGGCAACCTCTGGCGCGGCGGCCTTGCGAACAAGTATATAGCTGCGTTCCGGTATCACCGGCGCCATGGATTCGGTCTTCACCCACATCGCAGTTCTGCCGAAAATGAAGGTCACCTTGCCGCTCATGTTCGAGAAGAGGATGAACGCGACAAGCAGCATCAGCGCGATGACGACGGTGTAGCCGACGATGCCGATGATGCGGCGGATGATCGACTTTTTCTCTTTCGGCACGGGGGCGGGGTCAGCGGGCGCGGGGTCGGGGTCTGTCATTCCGAGGGCTTCGCCCGAGGAATCCCCTTCCTCGAGCAGGGATTCTGCTTGGGGTGTGGGATCCTTCGCTTCGCTCAGGATGACGGAAGGAGACGTGAGATCCTTCGACTCGCTTCGCTCGCTCAGGATGACAGCGTCAGCGCGGTCGGCGGTAATCCCTCCCTCAGTCACGGACGGCGAGCCGGCCTCGACAGCTCCCTCGTCTGAGGGAGCTCCGCCTGCGGCGGGGGTCTCCTCTTCCGCGGGGCTGCTGTCGGCCGGGGATCCTTCGCCCTGCGGGCTCAGGATGACAGCGTCAGCGGCGGGCGCGGGGGTTTCCTCTTCAAAGGGCGCGGCGTCCGCTTCGGGAATATCGTTTTCGGGGTTGTGCTTTTCGGACATGCTAACCCCTCTTTCTCGCGTTCAAACGGTCAAGCGCGGCGCGGCGCTTCGCGCCGTATTCGCCGCTGCGTTCGCGTACCGCGGGAACGGCGGTGCCGTGCACGATGCGGCGGCGGCCTCCGGCGCCGGAAACGCGCGGGGCGCGGTAGGGCGCGTCGGCAGCGCTTCTTTCGGCGGCTTCGGCTTCGGCTTTCGCGGCGGCTTCGGCTTCCGCTTTCGCGGCGGCGTCGGCGACTTCGGCGGCTTCGGCGGCGGCTTCGGCGGCGGCTTTCGCCTCCTCCTCCGCACGCGCGGCTGCCTCGGCTTCCTGCTGCGCGATATACTCCTCTATCGCCTTGCGCCTGATCTCTTCCTCGGCGGCGGCGCGCGCCTCTTCGGCGCGGCGCTCCTTCTCCTCCTCGGAAACGTAGACCTCGGCGGCCTCCGGCTCGGGGATCGACGGATGATCGGCGATCGCCGCTTCGTCCGGAGACATCGCCTCGGCGGCGGCAAGCGCGACGTCGAGCGACACGAGCATCAGGCGGTCATCCGGCGTGAGCGTCACCGCGCGCTGCTGCGCGGGCGGCGGCGCGGCCTTCTCCGGCTCCGCCGGAACGTTGAACTCGTCCTTATCCGGCTTGGAAAGCTCGTCTATGATGCGCGGATTGTAAACGTCGTCGGCAATGCGGCTGTCGAGGGCGGCCTCGGCGTCGAATTCGTTATTTATATTATATCTGAAGATAAGATACTGCAGCGCGAGGGTGGAATAGAGCTCCTTGACGTAGGCGTCGTCCACCTTTTCGAGATCCTCCTGCACGAGCATGCTGTAGCCCGCTTCGTCGTAGGACTCGATGAACTGCCAGAGCGCGAGGCACTGGCGCAGGTTTTTGTTTTTCAGTATCGCGTTCGTGCGCATGACGGGCGGACGGATATAGCTGCGCCCCATATCCTGCACGAAGGTGGAGTTGGCGTAGGTGGTGACGACCTCGTTGAGCTTGACGACGCGGCGCCACAGATCGGTCGTGTGGGTATAGTTCCGCTCGACGCGGTCTTCTTCGCTCATCGCGGGCTCCGCGATCTCGACGCGCATATTCAGCTTGACGCGCGCCTTGCCGTGATAGAAGCTCTCGTTGAAGTCGAGGGAGGTCGTCTTCTCGTCCTGCCCCGCCTTCAGCGCGATCTCGTAGCGGCGGTTGACGAAGGCGTAAAGCCGGCTGATCAGCGTGTTGATGAACTTGTTCTCGTAGGTCTGCAGCGTTTCCTCGCGGAAGACGTTGAGTATCTTCGACGGGGTTATCACGCCGTCTTCGTACTTCGAGATAAGGTTGGTGTGCTGCGAAAGGTGCTGCAGCGAGCGCACGGAGATGTTGCGCGAAAGCTCGATCGGCATGACCTCTTCGCGCTCCTCGATGTACTTCGACGGGTTGCGGATGATGACGTCCAGCGCGGGAATGACGTCTTCGATCGCGTTCACCCACGTCTCGTCGATGGCGCGCAGGATGTAGCGTTTTTTCAGCTCGATGGAGGCGTTCCCGTCGCGCATCAGCGCGAGGATCGTCGGGAAGACCTCGTAGTCCTTCATCATGCTGTCGATGAAGAAGGTCGCGTCTTCATATACGCGGCTGAAGTCGTCGGACATCTTTTTGAGTTCTTCGGGCACGGAAAGGCCTCCTTTCGTTTGGTATTGCTCACTGCGTGAGCAGCATCGGCGCAAGCGCCGGTGAAATTGACGGCTTCGCCGTCAGTGAAATTATGCCTTCGGCATAGTTAAATTGCGGCAAGCCGCAGTGAAATTGCTTCGCTTCGCTCGCAGTTTAGGAACAAATTGCCTGCGGCAATTTGAATTATTCAAATCGGCGGAGCCGATTTGTTCATTAAACTGACGCGTCAGCGTCAATTTCACTGCGCAGCAATTTCACTGTTGCGCAGCAATAATTTCACTGCGCGCAAGCGCAATTTCACTGCGAAGCTTCGCTTCGCAAAAAGCGAGGGATTTTCAGGCGATTTTCGCCGCGGAAAGCGCGAAGATCGGGCTATTGCCCATCGAGCGCGACGCGGCGGAAGGCGCCGAAAATCACCGCTTTTAATAGCTCATCTTCTGGAGGCGCTGCAAATACGCGATGCACTCCTTCATCTCGCCCTTGCCGAAGAGGGTGTCGAGATAGGAGATCAGGCCGCGGATCTCGTCGCGGATGAGGGAAAGGTTGAGTCCCTCGAACTTGCGGAAGACCTTGGTGGCGAGGATGTAGTCGATGCCCTCGACCTCGGTGCCGCCGCAGGCGACGAAAACGGGAACGAAGATGCGCAGCTGCTTGATGATACGGTTACCGAAGGCCACGCGGAACTTCTCGATGACGTAGAGGTCGAGGTGGCTGATATTCTGCAGCATTTCTTCGCTGACGGGATGCTCCTCGATCGCCTTGTTGTAAAGCGATTCGACGTAGGAGTAGCTGATGTTCTTCGCCTTCGTCTCCGGCGCGTCGAACGGGACGCCCTTGCTGTCGAGGTTGATGACGAGCGCGCGGTCGTAGACCTTATCCGAAACGGCGAAGGTCGAGTCGTCGTTATTCGCGGTTCCTATGTACCAGACGTTCTGCGGGATCTGCAGTTTGCCGTCGACGAGGTGGTTCGGGTCGCCCGGCCAGGTGGACGGGACGAGCTCGATCTTCCATTCGTTAGCGTCGGGCATTTCGAGGATGGAGAGCATCTCCGCGAAGTAGTACTCAACACGGGCGATGTTCATCTCGTCGAGGATGATGACGTTGATGTCGTCGTTATAGGACGCCTCGTAGATGCGCTTGAGGACTTCGGTCTCGTTGAACTTCTTGGTGAATTCGTTGAAGTAGCCGAAGAGCTCGGTGCGGTCGCGCCAGGACGGCTGGACCGAGGCGATCGTCGCGTC
The Clostridia bacterium genome window above contains:
- a CDS encoding signal peptidase I, with the protein product MSEKHNPENDIPEADAAPFEEETPAPAADAVILSPQGEGSPADSSPAEEETPAAGGAPSDEGAVEAGSPSVTEGGITADRADAVILSERSESKDLTSPSVILSEAKDPTPQAESLLEEGDSSGEALGMTDPDPAPADPAPVPKEKKSIIRRIIGIVGYTVVIALMLLVAFILFSNMSGKVTFIFGRTAMWVKTESMAPVIPERSYILVRKAAAPEVAVGDVIVFKSDDPAIAGSYNTHRVVEIVGGGAEFVTKGDNNAVADQYTAKAANVLGIYEKNLPIMTSFGRVLSTTQGIMITFTMIFVIFLIIYVPDMTRAAKKKQDEADRIEQARVDALVALEVEKLKAEAAAKAAAEAASAETREDAE
- a CDS encoding DUF2357 domain-containing protein, whose protein sequence is MPEELKKMSDDFSRVYEDATFFIDSMMKDYEVFPTILALMRDGNASIELKKRYILRAIDETWVNAIEDVIPALDVIIRNPSKYIEEREEVMPIELSRNISVRSLQHLSQHTNLISKYEDGVITPSKILNVFREETLQTYENKFINTLISRLYAFVNRRYEIALKAGQDEKTTSLDFNESFYHGKARVKLNMRVEIAEPAMSEEDRVERNYTHTTDLWRRVVKLNEVVTTYANSTFVQDMGRSYIRPPVMRTNAILKNKNLRQCLALWQFIESYDEAGYSMLVQEDLEKVDDAYVKELYSTLALQYLIFRYNINNEFDAEAALDSRIADDVYNPRIIDELSKPDKDEFNVPAEPEKAAPPPAQQRAVTLTPDDRLMLVSLDVALAAAEAMSPDEAAIADHPSIPEPEAAEVYVSEEEKERRAEEARAAAEEEIRRKAIEEYIAQQEAEAAARAEEEAKAAAEAAAEAAEVADAAAKAEAEAAAKAEAEAAERSAADAPYRAPRVSGAGGRRRIVHGTAVPAVRERSGEYGAKRRAALDRLNARKRG